The region CCGAGTGGTCGGAACAAATGGATAAAATATTCGATATTAATAAGGAAATTTCAAATGGATAACGGATTACCCTCAATAGATGAGCTAATGTCTGGAGAATATTTAAATAAGCGAGAAATAACTATTCCTGAAGGTAATTTGTTGACGCTTGAACAAATCACTCAGTATTCATTATCTCGCTTAAAAGAAAATCTCAATACCGACCAACCGAGAAATGCTTAATAATGGCTTTATTGGAGTTCCAGCAGATTCTACCCATTGGCTGAACCCTAGACCATTTTAGATGGCGAACTGCACGTTTAATAAAGCGGAAGAAAAGGCAAGTTGACCCACATTTGCGGTATGTCATGATTTATCCCCTTATAAAACAAACAGCATGATGATATAAAAATAACCAACCAGCAGAAACAAACTAGCACAAACAAACTCCATGAGCAATTGCACCCAATCAATTTTACTGAAATCAATTCCAAACATATAGCCTCCGATAAGTTGACAGGTCAATCTGACCTTGATAGAATCATAAACAAGTTAAAGATAACTTGTCAAGCAATAAATGATAATTTTATAAGGATGTGATATAATGGACTTAAATCAAATGGTATTTATTACGACCATAACTGTAGGAATAGTGTGGTTTATTATTTTAATAATCAAAGCAGGTTATAACGCTAGGAGATAATCATGGCAGGATGGAACGCATTGGCAAACTTAATAGCAAGACCTAATCCAATTAGGCCCAATCAAATGGGGTCTGGTTTGCTTGGTCAAGCCGCTAAATCAATGTCCTCTGATGCTGATTATCAGGCATATGTTATTGACGCAAACGAGAAGGGGCAAGATGTTATGCCAAGAGAACAATGGATGAAATTACAAGGCAATGGGTGACCTATGCCAAACTATGACGTTTTAGAATCGACAGATAGCTATCACGGCACAAGAATACGGTCACAAGCCCCAACTGAGAAGTACAAAAGCAATTGGGAGCTAATCTGGGGGAATAAAGAGAACCTAGAATATGACAAAGTGTCTCAAAAAAGAGACAGTAAAGAAACAGAAACGGACTAGAACGAATCTAGGCTTTGATTATTATAATCAAAATAGTAAGGATTAAATCAAATGGCAGCACCTCTAGGTAATTCCAACGCTAAGAAAGGTAAGCTAGTAGAAGATTTGCTAAGGAAGATCAGCGTACAAGAAGATCATGCCCGTATCCGCACTGGTCTTAATGCTCTACTAACTAAAGCAGCAGAAGGTGACCAGAAAGCTATGGACTTCGTAAGAGATACCTTTGACGGAAAGCCCTCTCAATCAGTCCAATTGTCAGGTGATGAAGAAAGCCCACTCTTTACCGTAATCCAGCGAGTAATCATCGACAAGAATGACAGCACTCCAGATTCAAACTCCTAGAGTATTCATCCCCGCTTTACAGCCTGCAAGGTATAAGGGGATACATGGAGGCAGGGGAAGCGGAAAAAGTCACTTCTTCGGTGACTTGTGGCTAGAAGAGAACGTACAAAGCAAATATGACTTTGTATGCCTGCGGGAAACTCTTAAATCCCTTGAATTCTCAGTCAAGAAACTCTTGGAAGGTAAGATCATCCAATATAACGCTGGAGCATACTTCGAAGTCCAGGATAGGCGCATTCTATCTAAACACGGCGGAGTGACGATATTTGAGGGGATGCAGAATCATACTGCTGACTCAATCAAGTCATTGGAAGGATTTGATCGTGCATGGTTTGAAGAAGCCCAGAACGCCAGTGACAAGAGCTTGACTTTACTCCGTCCTACAATCCGCAAGGAAGGCAGTCAGTTATGGTTTAGTTGGAACCCGAATAAAGATACTGACCCGATTGACCTCTTGTTAAGGGTAGAAAAGCCACGAAGCGCAATAGTAATAGAAGCTAACTACATGGATAACCCACTTTTCCCTGATGTATTAAGAGAGGAAATGGAATACGACAAACGCCGTGACCTAGACAAGTATGCCCATGTATGGCTGGGCGGGTATCAAAGGAATTCGGAATCTAGGGTATTCAAGAACTGGAAGGTAGAAGAGTTTGAAAGGCCAGAGGGTACTATATTCAGGCTTGGTGCAGACTGGGGGTTTAGTGTTGACCCTTCCGTATTGATTAGAGCAAGCATAGACGGTAACAGGATTTATATAGACTATGAAGCCTATTCAGTAGGCTGTGAGATAGTCAACCTGCCAGAGCTATTTATGGGTGTTCCAGAGGCCGAGAAGTGGCCTATTACAGCAGATAGCGCAAGACCTGAGACTATCAGCCATATGCAAAAAAATGGCTTCCCTAAGATACGGGCAGCGATTAAGGGAGCAAAGTCATTGGA is a window of Elusimicrobiota bacterium DNA encoding:
- a CDS encoding PBSX family phage terminase large subunit, which produces MTALQIQTPRVFIPALQPARYKGIHGGRGSGKSHFFGDLWLEENVQSKYDFVCLRETLKSLEFSVKKLLEGKIIQYNAGAYFEVQDRRILSKHGGVTIFEGMQNHTADSIKSLEGFDRAWFEEAQNASDKSLTLLRPTIRKEGSQLWFSWNPNKDTDPIDLLLRVEKPRSAIVIEANYMDNPLFPDVLREEMEYDKRRDLDKYAHVWLGGYQRNSESRVFKNWKVEEFERPEGTIFRLGADWGFSVDPSVLIRASIDGNRIYIDYEAYSVGCEIVNLPELFMGVPEAEKWPITADSARPETISHMQKNGFPKIRAAIKGAKSLEEGVEFLKSFDIVVHPRCLHTIDELTLYSYKVDELTGTVLPILADKDNHMIDALRYACEGARRAIKTKREKVSQNSGEMYLESNTWMGT